The genomic DNA GCGCACGAACCTTCTTGTTCAGCGACGGATTGAAGTCACGAACGCGAGCGCCGTGAGCCTTACCGCCGCCAACGAAGACCGGAGCGCGACGATCGCCGTGACGAGCGACACCGCCGCCCTTCTGACGACCGAGCTTCTTGCCGGTCCGTGCGACGTCGGAACGCTCACGCGTGCCACGCGCGGTGGCGCGGCGCTTTTCGAGCTGCCAAGTGACGACGCGGTGCAGGATGTCGGCGCGCGGCTCGAGGCCGAAGACCTCGTCCGACAGCTCGACATCCGCGGCGCTCGCCGTGGCATCGAAGGAGGAAACCTTGACCTTCACGTTCAGCCCTCCTGGCCGTCGACCGCGTCGGTCGCGGGAGCGGCCTCGGCGGTATTGCTGTTGGCAGCCTTCAGGCTGGCCGGGAACGGCGCTTCAGCATGCGGCTTGACCTTCACGGCGTCCTTGACGAACAGCCAGCCACCCTTCGAGCCAGGGACCGAGCCCTTGACGAAGATGAGGCCACGCTCGGTGTCGGTGCCGACGATTTCGAGGTTCTGCTGCGTGCGGAACTTGTCGCCCATGTGGCCGGCCATCTTCTTGTTCTTGAAGACGCGGCCCGGATCCTGGCGCTGACCGGTCGAACCCAGCGAACGGTGCGAGACCGACACGCCGTGGGTTGCCCGCAAACCACCAAAGTTCCAGCGCTTCATGCCGCCGGCGAAGCCCTTACCCTGGGTACGACCCTGGATATCGACCAACTGGCCAGCAACGTAATGATCGGCAGAGATCTCCGCGCCGACATCGAGGAGATTGTCCTCGGTCACGCGAAATTCATGCACGACTGCCTTGGGCTCGACTTCGGCCTTGCCGAAGTGGCCACGCTGCGGCTTGTTAACGTTCTTAACCTTGGCGACACCTGCGCCAAGCTGGACGGCGGTATAGCCGTCACGATCGGTTTCGCGGCGAGAGACGACCTGAAGCCCTTCGAGCTGCAGGACGGTAACCGGCACATGCCGGCCATCATCCTGAAACACGCGGGTCATGCCCATCTTCTTCGCGATCACGCCGGTACGCATGATCCGTTGCTCCTCAACAGAGGCACCCTGGGACCATCCCAAAGGTGCTTGTGACCGACCCCGAGAGATCGATCTGTTCCAGCCCGGAAATGCGAAGCGTGCCCCCGTTCCGGGC from Sphingomonas radiodurans includes the following:
- the rplD gene encoding 50S ribosomal protein L4 — translated: MKVKVSSFDATASAADVELSDEVFGLEPRADILHRVVTWQLEKRRATARGTRERSDVARTGKKLGRQKGGGVARHGDRRAPVFVGGGKAHGARVRDFNPSLNKKVRALGLKMALSSHALAGSLIILDAFQVSKTKELKGHFETLGTGKRTLVIDADTAESFRAGNNLPGVDMLPAVGANVYDIIKADTLVLTRAAVEKLEARFNG
- the rplC gene encoding 50S ribosomal protein L3 encodes the protein MRTGVIAKKMGMTRVFQDDGRHVPVTVLQLEGLQVVSRRETDRDGYTAVQLGAGVAKVKNVNKPQRGHFGKAEVEPKAVVHEFRVTEDNLLDVGAEISADHYVAGQLVDIQGRTQGKGFAGGMKRWNFGGLRATHGVSVSHRSLGSTGQRQDPGRVFKNKKMAGHMGDKFRTQQNLEIVGTDTERGLIFVKGSVPGSKGGWLFVKDAVKVKPHAEAPFPASLKAANSNTAEAAPATDAVDGQEG